CTTCTTCTTCGGGGCCTTCTTCTCGGGTGTCCCCACGACCTTCGCCGCCGCCCCCGCGCTCTGCGCGGGCAGCGCGCAGGCGGCGGCCGCGGCGCGCGCCGGCGCCGACCCGGGCCCCGCCAGCCCGGGGGCGAGCGCGACGAGGACCGCGACGAGCACGGCGCGGGGCGCGCGCCGCGGGCTCGCGGAGGGCACGGGGGTCATGGGGCGCGGGGCCTTCCTGCCAGCGGACTCGTCCTGGTCGTCATCGGCACCAGGCCCGCGCATCTGACCCGCCAGCCGCTGGCGCGCGTCCGCCGCCCTCACCGGCTCGGTGCTCCAGTCGCGGCTCGGCGCTGCCGAGGACCAGGGGCATGACGACGAGCGGCACGGTCCTGGTGGTGCAGCACGGAGCGCGGGACCTGCTCGGCCACGCCGGGCGGGCCCTCCGCGCCGAGGGCCTGACGGCCGACGTGCGCAACGTCGCGCGCGGCGACGCCCTCCCGACCTCGCTGGCGGGGCACGACGGCGTCCTGGTCTGCGGCGGTGCGCAGGACGCCTTCCGCGACGCCGGCTTCCCCACCCGCCAGCAGGAGCTGGCCCTGGTGCGGGCGGCGCTGCGCGACGGCGTCCCCCTGCTCGGCATCTGCCTCGGGGCGCAGCTGCTCGCGCAGGCGGCGGGCGCCGAGGGCTACCGCGGCGAGCGGCGGGAGACCGGCTGGTGCACGGTGCGCCCCACCCCCGCGGCCGCCCTCGACCCGCTCTGGTCCGGCCTGCCGGGCGAGCTGCGCGTGATGCAGAACCACGGCAACCACTTCCCGCTCCCCCCGGGCGCCGTGCTGCTCGTGCGCGGCGAGGCGGACTACCGCTTCCAGGCCTTCCGGGTCGGCGCCCGCGCGTGGGGCATGCAGTTCCACCTCGAGGCCGACGAGACCATGGACTACCCGGCCGGCATGGCCGAGGGGGAGGCCTTCCTCGACGCCCGCCCCTGGGCCGAGCTCGTCTTCCGCCGCTTCGCCCGCGTGGCCGCGGCCGGGCGCGGGCTGCTCGCCGCCTAGCGGCCCTCGGCCGCCTGCTCCCCGCCCAGCTGGCTGTCGTCGCCGGCGCCGCCGTGCACGCGGAAGCGCCCACGCCCGGCGCGCTTCGCGGCGTACATCGCGGTGTCGGCCTGGGCCAGCAGGTCCGCGGCCGGTACGCCCGGCTCGCGCAGCGCGACGCCCACTGAGGCGCCCACCGAGGCCGTGCCCGCGCGCAGCGCGACCGGCGAGGACACCGCGCGGATGATGCGCTCGGCCAGGGCGGCGACGACCTCGGGGCCGGCGGGGTCCCGGACGAGCACCGCGAACTCGTCGCCGCCGAGCCGGGCCGCCACGTCCGTCCCGCGCACGGCCGAGCGCAGCCGGTCGGCCACGACGACGAGCAGCTCGTCCCCGGCCGCGTGCCCCAGCAGGTCGTTGACCTCCTTGAAGCGGTCGAGGTCGACGAAGAGCAGCGCGAGGTCGCCGCCCTCCTCGAGCAGCGCGCGGTCCAGCGTCTCGAGGAAGTGGGCGCGCCCGGGCAGCCCGGTGATCGAGTCGTGCAGGGCGTCCTCGACCGCCCGCGCGGTCCGCGCGCCGGTGAGCGCGAGGCCGACCTGCTCGGCGAACGCGCGGAGGTCGGCCTCCTCGAGCGCGGAGAAGCCCCGGCCCGTACGCGTCGCGACCAGCGCGCCGACGAACGCCCCGAGATCCGAGACCGGGGCGGCGACCCGTTCCGCGCCCGGTGCGTCGGGGTCGCTGTCCCCGGCCGAGGCGGTCCCGCGCTCCTCGGGCGTGCCGTGCAGGCGCAGGTGGACCGAGGTCCGCGAGCCCTCCCGGTCGTCCGCCGAGAGGCACGCGTGCGCGCCGGAGACCACCCGCTGCAGCACCTCCGCGTGCGGGGAGCGGTGCGCGAGCGCGCGCTGCACGTCGTGCAGGTGCGCGGCCAGGCGCTGCCGTCCGCGCGCGGCCTCGACGGCCCGCGCGGTGCGCAGGGCGAGGCCGAGGACGCCGGCGAGGACGGCGAGCAGCTCCTCGCCGTCGCCGTCCAGGGGCCCGCACCCCGCCACCAGCAGCCGGTCGTCGCCCGCACCTGCCGCAGCGACGGCGCCGCCGGCCGCGACGAGGGCGCGCGCCCCCTCCCGGTCCTCGACCCCGAGCCAGGCCACGGGGTCGCCCCCGTGCAGCACGCAGCCGCGCGTACCGCCGAGCGCGCGGACCGCGTGCTCGAGGCCCGTGCGCGCGACCTCCTCCTCGTCCCCGCACCCGCCGAGCGCCGCGAGCAGCGCGACGAGCCCGCCCTCGGCGGGCCCAGGGGGACCGGCGCTCCCGCCGTCCCGACCTGCGACCACGTGGTCCTCCTCCGTCGTCCCTCCCTCCTCTCGGCCCCCTGGACCGGCCGGGCGCAGGTGCGGACCGGTGAGGACGTTGGGCCCGGGACCACAGCGGGACCGGTCCTGCCCGGACATCTCGAGGTTGCTCCTTGCGGGTGCCAGGACTCCGGTCACGGGCTGGAGCGCCGAACAGGAAGGGGACAGCAGCGCACCACTCGCCGAAGGAGGGGTCCGGTGACCCTGACCACCACGCGCCCGCGCACGGCGTCCGTCCTCGGGCGCACCACCGTGACCGACGTCGACGGCACCCGCTCGACCGGCACCTTCGAGCTCGACGCCTCCGCCGGCAGCGCGCCGCTGCCCTCCTGGACCGCCGCGACCGCCGTCGCCGGCGAGGCGCGTGCGACGGTGACCGTCACCGCCGTCCTCCGCGGCGACGACGGGGCGCTCGACGTCCACGTCGAGGCGCTCGTCGAGCGCTACACCGCCGGCCGGGCCTCCCAGTCGGGCGCCGTCGCACGGTGGTTCAGCGTGGCCGTGGGGGACAGCGCCTCCCCGGTGCTCGAGACCACGTGGCACGGGCGCACGCTGCGCGTCGAGCTCGCGTTCGCCAACGGCGAGCGCTGAGCACCGGCCCGTACGGGTAGACCTCCTGCGTGGAGGAGCGCGACCGCCTGCTGGCCGAGCGCGCGGCGACCGAGCTGCGCGTCGCCGCGCTGGAGCGCGAGTTCGCGGGCATCGCCGCCGCGGCGGAGGGCAGCAACGGCGACGACGAGCACGACCCGGAGGGCGCGACCGTCGGGTTCGAGCGCGCCCAGGTGAGCGCGCTGCTCGAGCGCTCGCGCGCGCGGGTCGCCGAGGTCGACGCGGCGCTGGCGCGTCTGGGCTCCGCGGCGTACGGCGTGTGCGCGTCGTGCGGGCGCCCGATCCCGCCCGAGCGGCTGGAGGCGCGCCCGACGGCGACGCGCTGCGTGCCGTGCGGGGGCGGCTAGCCCGCCAGCGCCCGCCGCGCCACGCCCGCCACCAGCGCGCCGAGCTCCGCGGGCCGCAGCGCCACGCCCCCGTCGACCTCGACCAGCGTCGCGCGCCGCCCCGCGGTCACGAGGACGACGGTGCCGGTGAAGCGCGCCGTGGTGCCCGCGACGGGGAGCTCCACGGCGACCCCCGCCGCCCGGGCGCCGCGCGGGACGTGCACGACCAGCGGCCGGACGGTGGCGCCAGCGGTGTCGAACGGCGCGAGCGCGGCGTACTCCGGCACCAGCACGGTGCGCGCGCAGGCCGGCAGCCGTCGCGCGTACGCGGTGGCGAGCGCCCCGGCCCGCCCGTCGGGCAGGACGGTCGCGGTGCTGCTGACGAGCGGGCCGCGCTCCCCGCGGGTCCAGGTCCCGCCGCTCTCCAGCCGGGCGCCCTGCAGCGCCCCGCCGGCTCCTGTGCACGCGCTCAGCGCCCGCGCGTCGAGCCCGTGGACGGGGCGGGCGCCGGACCAGCCGGTCCCGGGGAGGTCGGCCGCGGTCACTGTGACGGGAGCGGGTGCGCCCATGACGACCAGGACGGTCGGCAGGACGGCGGCGAGGGCGGGGGTGCTGACCACCCCGGAAGGGTAGGACACGCTGCGCAGTCGGACATGCACAGGTTGTTCGTACTTTGTCCATGTTAGTCGATCTTGCGCCTCGGGGACGGGTCTCCATGACACGGACAGGTCCAGGACGACGGAAGGACGCAGCATGTTCACGCAGGAGCAGGCCCCCACTGTGCTCGGCGGCACCCTCTACGGCGCCGGCGGCGAGAAGATCGGCAAGATCGGCCAGATCTTCGTCGACGACGAGTCGGGCCGTCCCGAGTGGGTCACGGTGCACACCGGCCTCTTCGGGACGCACGAGACGTTCGTCCCGGTCGCGCAGGGCGAGCTCAACGGCAACGACCTCACCGTGCCGTTCAGCAAGGACCAGATCAAGGGCGCGCCGAACGTCGACCCGGAGAACGGCCACCTGGGCGAGTCCTCCGAGGACGAGCTCTACCGCTACTACGGCCTGAGCCGCGGCGAGGTCCGCAGCGGCGGCGTGGCCGAGGGCATCTCGACCAGCGGCATGTCCGGGACCTCGGACACCGGCATCTCCGACAGCGCCATCTCCGACAGCGCCGTCTCGGACACCGCGTACACCGACGCCACGGCGACGGGCAGCGCCTACACCGACACCGCCGTCGCGGGCACCACGGGCTACGAGACGGCCGGGACGGACGAGGTCGCCGGCACCACCGGCTACGACACCTCCGGCCCGACGACCGACTCGGCGATGACGCGCTCGGAGGAGCGGCTGCGCGCCGGCACCGAGACGGTCGAGGCCGGCCGCGCCCGGCTGCGCAAGTGGGTCGAGACCGAGCAGGAGTCGGTCACCGTCCCCGTGACCAAGGAGCGCGCGCGCCTCGTCACCGAGCCGATCACGGACGCCAACGCCGGCCAGGCGTACGACGGCCCGGCCATCTCCGAGGAGGAGCACGAGGTCGTGCTGCGCGAGGAGCGCCCGGTCGTCGCGACCGAGGCCGTGCCGGTCGAGCGCGTGCGCCTCGAGACCGAGCAGGAGACCCGCCAGGAGACCGTGACGGGCGAGGTCCGCAAGGAGCGCATCGACCTCGACAGCGACCAGGGCGTCGACGTCGCCGGCGACGCCGGCTACCGCGGCACCGAGCGCTAGGACCCGTGGCGGCGGCACCCCGTCCCCCCCAGGCGGGGCGCCGCCGCTCCACCCCTCCCTTCGGCGCCGTGCGCCGTGCGGAGAGGTCCCGCCGACCACTTCCACCGACCTGGAGCAACCCATGCAGTTCGACAAGCAGCAGATCATCGACCTCCTCCAGAGCCAGGGGGCGCAGGACAAGGTCGCGGAGGCCCAGCAGGCCCTCCCCGACAAGGTCGACACCGAGCAGCACGCCGACCTCCTCTCGCGCTTCGGCATCGACCCGAAGGACCTCGCCGGCAAGCTCGCCGGCGGTCTCGGCGGAGCGGGAGCGGGCCTCGGCGGCCTGCTCGGCTCCTAGCCGTCACCCGGTCGACCGGGTGGTCGACCAGCCCGCGGCAGGCGGGCAGCCCAGAGCGGCCCGGGCCGCGCTCGTCGTGCTCCTCGCACGCTCGAGCGCGGCCCTCGCCGCGTCCAGGGGTCCTGAGCGCACCGCCGCCGCCGCGGCGTCGCCCGCCGCGAGGGCGGGGAGGGCCCGTGGGCGCTGCACGGTCATCTCGCGCGCCGACTCGACGTCCTCCTGCACGCTGCCCGCGAGGACCCGACGCGCGAGCGAGCCGCCGACCTCGTCGGGACCGCCGGCGTACGACGCCACCGCCGCGGCTCCCGCGGACGCCGAGGCCGCGACCTGGTCGAGCGCCGCGCACGCCTCGCCCAGTGACGGCTGCTCCGCGGGGCGGCACCCGGCAGCGGCGAGCACGAGCACGGCGACTGCCCACCGCGAGGGGCGCGGGCGGAGCGGGTGACGGTGCAGCGGCACGCGCGCACCATAGCCACCCGACCGAGGGCTGCTGGAGCACCCCGGCACCTGCGTAGGATCTTGCCCGAGCGGGCCGGTCCTCGAGCCGCTGCCCACGGGTCGAGGAGGTGCGGTGGAGGAGGCGCTGCTCGTGGCGCAGGCGCCGCCGCGCCCCGTGCGCGTGCTGCTCGTCGAGGACGACGAGGGCGACGCCTTCTTCGTCTCCGAGCTGCTCGCGGCCGAGGCCACCGTGGCGATCGAGGTCGTGGGCACGGTCGCCGCCGCCCGCGCCGCGCTCCTGGACGAGTCCCCGTCCGCGCGCGTCGACTGCGTGCTGCTCGACCTCGGGCTGCCCGACGCGCAGGGCCTCGACGCCCTGCGCCTCGTGCTCGAGGTGGCCACCGACGCCGCCGTCCTCTGCCTCACCGGCTACGCCGACGAGCACCGGGGGATCGCCGCAGCCGCTGCCGGTGCGCAGGACTACCTCGTCAAGGGCCAGGTCGACGGCCCGCTGCTGTGGCGCGCCATCCGCTACGCCATCGAGCGGCGCCGGGCCGACGAGCAGACCCGGGCGCTGTACGTCACGCAGGTCCGCGCCGCCGAGAACGCCCGGCTGGAGCGCGGCCTGCTCCCGCACCCCGAGGTCCTCGACCCCGCGGTCTCCGTCGTCACCCGCTACCGCCCCGGCCGCGACGCGGTCCTCGGCGGCGACTTCTACGACGTGGTCGAGACCGGCGACGGCAGCCTCTGGGTGCTCATCGGCGACGTCGCCGGGCACGGGCCTGACGAGGCCGCCCTCGGCGTCTGCCTGCGCATCGCCTGGCGCACGCTCGTGCTGTCCGGCCGCGACCAGGACCACGTGCTGCCCGTGCTGGAGGACGTCCTCGTCCGCGAGCGGCGCTCCGACGAGGTGTTCGCGACCGTCTGCATGCTCGTCGTCGCGCCCGACCGCCGCAGCGCCCGGCTCTTCCTCGCCGGCCACCCGGCGCCGCTGCTCCTCGGCGACGCGCCGGAGCAGCTGCCCGACGAGCTGGTCGGGCCCGCGGTCGGCGTGCTTCCCGGCGTCGTGTGGGGCAGCCGGCCGGTGCCGCTGCCCGAGCGGTGGCGGCTGCTGCTCTTCACCGACGGCATCGTCGAGGGCCATGCCGGTGAGCCGGGGGAGCGGCTGGGCGTGGGCGGGCTGCTCCGCCTGCTGCGGGCCCACCCGGCCTACTCCGCCCCCGGCGGGACGGGGGAGCTGGTCGACGGGGCCATCGAGCGGGCCCAGGTCCTCCACGGCGGCTCGCTGCCGGACGACGTGGCCGTGCTCGTCGTCGCGCACGGGCAGGACGGGCCTCCCGCATGAGGCGCGTCCCGCTGCGGCGGCGCATCGGTGCCCTGCTGAGCGCCGTGGCCGCCATCCTCGTCCTCCTGCTCGTCGGCTCCAGCGTGCTGCTCCAGCAGACGCGCGACGAGCAGCACAAGGTCGTCGTCGACTACTTCACGGTGCTGCGGGCCGGCAACGACGGCTTCACCGCGCTCATCGACGCGGAGACGGCCATCCGCGGCTACGCGCTGACGGGGGACCCCGCGACCCTCCAGCCGCTGGACGAGCTCCAGTCCCCTCGGCTCAAGCAGGAGAGCGCGGCCTCGCTGCGGATCGTCCGCCGCGAGCCCGAGCTCAGCGCGGCGTACGACCGTGCCGCCGCGGCCGCCCGGACCTGGTACGCCGAGTGGGCCGCCCCGGTCCAGGCGCAGATCAGGGCGAGCGGGGCCCGGGCCGTCACGGACGCCTCGATCCTGCAGGGCAAGGCGCTGTTCGACCGGCTGCGCGCCGCGTACCAGGACTACATCGCGGCGCTGCGCCGGCACCGCGACACCGCCCGCGACCACCTGCAGACCGAGACCAACCTGCTGTTCGTCGCCGTCGTCGTCAGCCTGCTCATCGCGGCCGGGCTCGCGGTGGCGATCTGGGTCTTCCTGCTGCGCTGGGTGGTGCGCCCGCTCGACCGGCTGGCGGCGGAGACCCGTACGGTCCGGTCGGGGGACTTCGACCACGTCGTGCGCGTCGAGGGCCCCCCGGAGGTCGAGCAGCTCGGCGCCGACGTCGACGCCATGCGGCAGGGGCTGGTCGCGACCCTCGCGCAGGTCCGCAGCGCCAGCGACGAGGTCGAGGCCGCCCGCACGATGCTCGAGCGGCAGGCCGAGGACCTCGCCCGGTCCAACCGCGACCTCGAGCAGTTCGCCTACGTCGCCTCCCACGACCTGCAGGAGCCGCTGCGCAAGGTGGCGAGCTTCTGCCAGCTGCTGCAGAAGCGCTACGGCGGCCAGCTCGACGAGCGCGCCGACCAGTACATCGAGTTCGCGGTCGACGGCGCCAAGCGCATGCAGGCGCTCATCAACGACCTGCTGGCCTTCTCGCGGGTGGGGCGCTTCAGCCCCGGCCAGGCCGAGGTGCCGCTCGACGCGTGCTTCCGCTCCGCGGTCCACAACCTCGAGCTCGCGATCGAGGACGCCGGGGCCGTGGTCACCGCCGACGCGCTCCCCGTGGTGCACGGCGAGGCGGCGCTGCTGACCCAGCTGCTGCAGAACCTCGTCGGCAACGCGGTGAAGTTCCGCAAGCCCGGCGGCGTCCCGCACGTCCACGTCTCGGGCCGCCAGGTCGGGGACGAGTGGGAGGTGAGCGTCGCCGACGACGGCATCGGGATCGAGCCGCAGTACGCCGAGCGCGTCTTCGTCATCTTCCAGCGCCTGCACGCCAAGGACGCCTACGAGGGCACCGGCATCGGGCTCGCGCTGTGCCGCAAGATCGTGGAGTTCCACGGCGGTCGGATCTGGATCGACGCCGACGTCGCCGACGGCACGACGATCCGCTTCACGCTGCCGGTGCAGGCCCGTCCCGAGCCCGTCCCCGTCGAGCCGCTCGTCGCGGCCGGCTCCCCCTCGACTCCCGCAGTGCAGGAAGGCCGCCCCGCATGACCGAGCTCCCCGTCGCCCCGCTGCCCATCAACGTCCTGCTCGTCGAGGACGACCCGGGCGACGTGCTCATGACCCGGGAGGCCTTCGAGGACAACAAGGTCGCGAACACCCTCACCGTCGTCAACGACGGCGTGCGCGCGATGGAGTTCCTGCGCCGGGAGGGCGAGTTCGCCGACGCCGAGCGCCCGGACCTCATCCTGCTCGACCTCAACCTGCCGCGGATGGACGGGCGCGAGGTGCTCGCGGCCATCAAGGCCGACGCCGAGCTGCGCACGATCCCCGTGGTCGTGCTCACGACCTCCGAGGCGCAGGACGACGTGCTGCGGTCCTACTCGCTGCACGCCAACGCGTACGTCACCAAGCCCGTGGACTTCGACCGCTTCATCGAGGTCGTGCGGCAGATCGACGAGTTCTTCGTCAGCGTGGTGCGGCTGCCGCGCAGGTAGGCCGCCTGCTCAGACCTTGCTGAACTCCGGGCGCCAGGTGCCGTCGTCGTCGCGGACGAAGTCGCCGAGCAGCGCGGGGAGCTCGCGCTGCAGGACCTGCGCGACCTGGTCGAAGACGCGGCGGATCTCCTCCTCGGCGCCGGGGTCCGTGCGCATCGCGATGACGTGGCGGACCGCGCGGATGTTGACCGTCCAGCCGATGGTCGTCGCGACGCCGTCGGGGGCGTAGCGCCGGGCCGCCGAGGTCACGGTCTTCTTCGTGTGGAAGTCGACGCCGTCACCGGCGATGCCGGTCCGCTCGACGACGAGCTCCTGGAAGCTCTCCATCTGCGCGAGCAGCGCGTCGGCGGCGGCCTTCAGCTCGGCGTCCTCGCGGACGAAGCCGGGGTGCTCGAACGGCAGGTCGGTCAGCCGCACGTAGCGCAGCGACTCCTGGGAGATCGCTGCGCCCGCGCGGTGGCGCACCAGCTCGTGGGTGAACACCCGCGAGACGTCGGCGAAGACGAACGAGTAGTTCGCGTGCTCCAGCACCGACCCGTGCGCGCTGCGCAGGATGTTGCGGAGGTACGCCGTGCTGTCCTCCCGCACACGGGTGACGTTGGGGTTGAGCCCCGGCGCCCAGCTGCGGTAGCACATGCGGCCCATGAACTCGACGAGCCGCTCGCCGTCGGGGCCCTCCTCGTCGCGCACCCGGTCGAGCCACGCTGTGCCGCCCACGGACTCGAGGTAGCGGCCCACCTCCGCCCAGTCGATGCTCGGCTTGGCGATGAGGAAGAC
The sequence above is drawn from the Motilibacter rhizosphaerae genome and encodes:
- a CDS encoding response regulator; its protein translation is MTELPVAPLPINVLLVEDDPGDVLMTREAFEDNKVANTLTVVNDGVRAMEFLRREGEFADAERPDLILLDLNLPRMDGREVLAAIKADAELRTIPVVVLTTSEAQDDVLRSYSLHANAYVTKPVDFDRFIEVVRQIDEFFVSVVRLPRR
- the thyX gene encoding FAD-dependent thymidylate synthase; translated protein: MRDTSPQVFLIAKPSIDWAEVGRYLESVGGTAWLDRVRDEEGPDGERLVEFMGRMCYRSWAPGLNPNVTRVREDSTAYLRNILRSAHGSVLEHANYSFVFADVSRVFTHELVRHRAGAAISQESLRYVRLTDLPFEHPGFVREDAELKAAADALLAQMESFQELVVERTGIAGDGVDFHTKKTVTSAARRYAPDGVATTIGWTVNIRAVRHVIAMRTDPGAEEEIRRVFDQVAQVLQRELPALLGDFVRDDDGTWRPEFSKV
- a CDS encoding DUF2382 domain-containing protein, translating into MFTQEQAPTVLGGTLYGAGGEKIGKIGQIFVDDESGRPEWVTVHTGLFGTHETFVPVAQGELNGNDLTVPFSKDQIKGAPNVDPENGHLGESSEDELYRYYGLSRGEVRSGGVAEGISTSGMSGTSDTGISDSAISDSAVSDTAYTDATATGSAYTDTAVAGTTGYETAGTDEVAGTTGYDTSGPTTDSAMTRSEERLRAGTETVEAGRARLRKWVETEQESVTVPVTKERARLVTEPITDANAGQAYDGPAISEEEHEVVLREERPVVATEAVPVERVRLETEQETRQETVTGEVRKERIDLDSDQGVDVAGDAGYRGTER
- a CDS encoding sensor histidine kinase, whose product is MRRVPLRRRIGALLSAVAAILVLLLVGSSVLLQQTRDEQHKVVVDYFTVLRAGNDGFTALIDAETAIRGYALTGDPATLQPLDELQSPRLKQESAASLRIVRREPELSAAYDRAAAAARTWYAEWAAPVQAQIRASGARAVTDASILQGKALFDRLRAAYQDYIAALRRHRDTARDHLQTETNLLFVAVVVSLLIAAGLAVAIWVFLLRWVVRPLDRLAAETRTVRSGDFDHVVRVEGPPEVEQLGADVDAMRQGLVATLAQVRSASDEVEAARTMLERQAEDLARSNRDLEQFAYVASHDLQEPLRKVASFCQLLQKRYGGQLDERADQYIEFAVDGAKRMQALINDLLAFSRVGRFSPGQAEVPLDACFRSAVHNLELAIEDAGAVVTADALPVVHGEAALLTQLLQNLVGNAVKFRKPGGVPHVHVSGRQVGDEWEVSVADDGIGIEPQYAERVFVIFQRLHAKDAYEGTGIGLALCRKIVEFHGGRIWIDADVADGTTIRFTLPVQARPEPVPVEPLVAAGSPSTPAVQEGRPA
- a CDS encoding PP2C family protein-serine/threonine phosphatase → MEEALLVAQAPPRPVRVLLVEDDEGDAFFVSELLAAEATVAIEVVGTVAAARAALLDESPSARVDCVLLDLGLPDAQGLDALRLVLEVATDAAVLCLTGYADEHRGIAAAAAGAQDYLVKGQVDGPLLWRAIRYAIERRRADEQTRALYVTQVRAAENARLERGLLPHPEVLDPAVSVVTRYRPGRDAVLGGDFYDVVETGDGSLWVLIGDVAGHGPDEAALGVCLRIAWRTLVLSGRDQDHVLPVLEDVLVRERRSDEVFATVCMLVVAPDRRSARLFLAGHPAPLLLGDAPEQLPDELVGPAVGVLPGVVWGSRPVPLPERWRLLLFTDGIVEGHAGEPGERLGVGGLLRLLRAHPAYSAPGGTGELVDGAIERAQVLHGGSLPDDVAVLVVAHGQDGPPA
- a CDS encoding type 1 glutamine amidotransferase, with product MTTSGTVLVVQHGARDLLGHAGRALRAEGLTADVRNVARGDALPTSLAGHDGVLVCGGAQDAFRDAGFPTRQQELALVRAALRDGVPLLGICLGAQLLAQAAGAEGYRGERRETGWCTVRPTPAAALDPLWSGLPGELRVMQNHGNHFPLPPGAVLLVRGEADYRFQAFRVGARAWGMQFHLEADETMDYPAGMAEGEAFLDARPWAELVFRRFARVAAAGRGLLAA
- a CDS encoding GGDEF domain-containing protein; its protein translation is MVAGRDGGSAGPPGPAEGGLVALLAALGGCGDEEEVARTGLEHAVRALGGTRGCVLHGGDPVAWLGVEDREGARALVAAGGAVAAAGAGDDRLLVAGCGPLDGDGEELLAVLAGVLGLALRTARAVEAARGRQRLAAHLHDVQRALAHRSPHAEVLQRVVSGAHACLSADDREGSRTSVHLRLHGTPEERGTASAGDSDPDAPGAERVAAPVSDLGAFVGALVATRTGRGFSALEEADLRAFAEQVGLALTGARTARAVEDALHDSITGLPGRAHFLETLDRALLEEGGDLALLFVDLDRFKEVNDLLGHAAGDELLVVVADRLRSAVRGTDVAARLGGDEFAVLVRDPAGPEVVAALAERIIRAVSSPVALRAGTASVGASVGVALREPGVPAADLLAQADTAMYAAKRAGRGRFRVHGGAGDDSQLGGEQAAEGR
- a CDS encoding TraR/DksA family transcriptional regulator — protein: MEERDRLLAERAATELRVAALEREFAGIAAAAEGSNGDDEHDPEGATVGFERAQVSALLERSRARVAEVDAALARLGSAAYGVCASCGRPIPPERLEARPTATRCVPCGGG